One segment of Gasterosteus aculeatus chromosome 3, fGasAcu3.hap1.1, whole genome shotgun sequence DNA contains the following:
- the LOC120815727 gene encoding acyl-coenzyme A thioesterase 1: MSSQVRLRLLPRARCMFDEPVQVKVAGLRSRQMVTLKARSTDEKGVLFSSSATFRADGSGQIDLERDPSLGGTYTGVEPMGLLWSMRPDTLHMKFQRTMSLNPHMVKISVHEEEKQEGGRMLAEVTNERLLIGDGVIRRTVGEENIRGVLFTPPGEGPFPAVLDLYTFSGGLSEKRASLLAGRGFVVLTVALYGQSDMARNIKEIHLDYFEKAVEFLQKQYKVGGKGVGVISLSKSGDLALSMASYLQGVEAVVWINACSANTILPLYYQKSQILPALMIDLSKLIPTESEAFNTKKVLNDPRAEENEATLIPVERAEGRLLFVVSEDDLIWDSKAYVDMMVERLQRHGKDNFEIVCYPGAGHILEPPYGPYCPSGFNAVVGVPVLRGGEARYHAAAEVHLWKKIQEFFRTHLSCEATQTKAKL, translated from the exons ATGTCCTCCCAAGTCCGCCTGAGGCTGCTGCCGAGAGCCAGGTGCATGTTTGACGAGCCCGTCCAGGTGAAGGTGGCCGGTCTCAGGTCGAGACAGATGGTCACCCTGAAAGCCAGATCCACTGACGAGAAGGGAGTGTTGTTCAGCTCCTCGGCCACCTTCAGGGCTGATGGGAGCGGGCAGATCGACCTGGAGAGGGACCCCTCCCTCGGTGGGACCTACACTGGCGTTGAACCCATGGGTCTGCTTTGGTCCATGAGGCCGGACACTTTGCACATGAAGTTTCAAAGAACTATGTCTCTAAACCCCCACAtggtgaagatctcagtgcacgaGGAGGAAAAGCAGGAGGGGGGCAGGATGCTGGCCGAAGTGACCAATGAGAGGCTCCTGATTGGAGACGGGGTCATCCGGCGCACGGTCGGAGAGGAGAATATTCGTGGGGTCCTCTTCACTCCGCCAG GAGAAGGTCCGTTCCCCGCTGTGTTGGATCTCTACACCTTCAGTGGAGGTTTGTCAGAGAAAAGGGCCTCCTTGCTGGCCGGCCGAGGGTTTGTGGTTCTGACTGTAGCGCTGTACGGTCAGAGCGACATGGCAAGGAACATCAAAGAGATCCATCTGGATTATTTTGAGAAGGCAGTGGAGTTTTTGCAAAAACAATATAAG GTTGGCGGTAAAGGAGTTGGTGTGATATCCCTTTCAAAAAGTGGAGATCTGGCACTGTCGATGGCCTCTTACCTGCAAGGAGTCGAGGCCGTAGTGTGGATCAACGCCTGCTCCGCCAACACGATTCTTCCTCTCTACTATCAGAAGAGCCAGATCCTCCCTGCGTTAATGATTGACCTCAGCAAGCTGATTCCCACGGAGTCAGAGGCCTTCAATACCAAGAAGGTTCTGAACGACCCTCGTGCAGAGGAGAACGAGGCCACCCTGATCCCTGTGGAGCGGGCGGAGGGACGTCTCCTCTTCGTGGTCTCAGAGGACGACCTCATCTGGGACAGCAAGGCTTACGTGGACATGATGGTGGAGCGACTGCAGCGTCACGGGAAGGACAACTTTGAGATTGTGTGTTACCCCGGAGCGGGACACATTCTAGAGCCACCTTACGGACCCTACTGCCCCTCCGGTTTTAATGCAGTTGTGGGCGTGCCGGTCCTGCGGGGGGGCGAGGCCAGGTACCACGCAGCAGCTGAGGTCCACCTGTGGAAGAAGATCCAGGAGTTCTTCAGGACTCACCTGAGCTGTGAAGCTACGCAGACTAAAGCTAAACTCTAG
- the LOC120814427 gene encoding acyl-coenzyme A thioesterase 6-like, with translation MSSQVRLRLLPRARCMFDEPVQVKVAGLRSRQMVTLRARSTDEKGVVFSSSATFRADGSGQIDLERDPSLGGTYTGVEPMGLLWSMRPDTLHKDFRKTKSLNPYVVKISVHDQEKEEGGRMLAEETNERLLIGDGVIRRTVREGNIRGALFTPPGEGPFPAVLDLYTFSGGLSEKRASLLAGRGFVVLTVALYGNIDRARNIKEIHLDYLEEAVEFLKKQYKVGSKGVGVISLSKSGDLALSMASYLQGVEAVVWINGCSANTLLPLYYKKSQILPALMIDLSKLIPTESEAFNTKKVLNDPCAEENEETLIPVERAEGRFLFVASEDDLNWDSKAYVDMMVERLQRNGKDNFESVCYPGAGHCLEPPYGPYCPSGFHGVVGGPVLLGGEAWSHAAAEVHLWKKIQEFFRTHLSCDAGLKLNSRSKYHDMREMSNS, from the exons ATGTCCTCCCAAGTCCGCCTGAGGCTGCTGCCGAGAGCCAGATGCATGTTCGACGAGCCCGTCCAGGTGAAGGTGGCCGGTCTCAGGTCGAGACAGATGGTCACCCTGAGAGCCAGATCCACTGAcgagaagggagtggtgttcagCTCCTCGGCCACCTTCAGGGCTGATGGGAGCGGGCAGATCGACCTGGAGAGGGACCCCTCCCTCGGTGGGACCTACACCGGCGTTGAACCCATGGGTCTGCTTTGGTCCATGAGGCCGGACACTTTGCACAAAGATTTCCGAAAAACTAAGTCTCTAAACCCCTACGTGGTGAAGATCTCAGTTCATGACCaggaaaaggaagaggggggCAGGATGCTGGCAGAAGAGACCAATGAAAGGCTCCTGATCGGAGACGGGGTCATCCGGCGCACGGTCAGAGAGGGGAATATTCGTGGGGCCCTCTTCACTCCGCCAG GAGAAGGTCCGTTCCCCGCTGTGTTGGATCTCTACACCTTCAGTGGAGGTTTGTCAGAGAAAAGGGCCTCCCTGCTGGCCGGCCGAGGGTTTGTGGTTCTGACTGTAGCGCTGTACGGTAACATCGACAGGGCGAGGAACATCAAAGAGATCCATCTGGATTATTTAGAGGAGGCAGTggagtttttgaaaaaacaatataaG GTTGGCAGTAAAGGAGTTGGTGTGATATCCCTTTCAAAAAGTGGAGATCTGGCACTGTCGATGGCCTCTTACCTGCAAGGAGTCGAGGCCGTAGTGTGGATCAACGGCTGCTCCGCCAACACGCTTCTTCCTCTCTACTATAAGAAGAGCCAGATCCTCCCCGCGTTAATGATTGACCTCAGCAAGCTGATTCCCACTGAGTCAGAGGCCTTCAATACCAAGAAGGTTCTGAACGACCCTTGTgcagaggagaacgaggagacGCTGATCCCTGTGGAGCGGGCGGAAGGACGTTTCCTCTTTGTGGCCTCAGAGGACGACCTCAACTGGGACAGCAAGGCTTATGTGGACATGATGGTGGAGCGACTGCAGCGTAACGGGAAGGACAACTTTGAGAGTGTATGTTACCCCGGAGCGGGACACTGTCTAGAGCCGCCTTACGGACCCTACTGCCCCTCCGGTTTTCATGGAGTTGTCGGCGGGCCAGTCTTGTTGGGGGGCGAGGCCTGGTCCCACGCTGCAGCTGAGGTCCACCTGTGGAAGAAGATCCAGGAGTTCTTCAGGACTCACCTGAGCTGTGACGCAGGACTAAAGCTAAACTCTAGAAGCAAATATCACGATATGAGAGAGATGAGTAACAGCTGA